A single genomic interval of Microbacterium hydrocarbonoxydans harbors:
- the purB gene encoding adenylosuccinate lyase produces MTFQPSLPPQPLSPLDGRYRGAVTGLADFLSEAGLNRARVEVEVEWLIALTDRSLFETSPLSDDDKERLRSLYRDFGQAEIDWLAEKEAVTQHDVKAIEYLVRDRLSSLGLDAIAELTHFACTSEDINSASYALTVKRAVEEVWLPALDVVIAKLRELAAEHADAAMLSRTHGQPATPSTMGKELAVFAWRLERVRSQIAASDYLAKFSGATGTWSAHLSADPDADWPTISREYIEGLGLGFNLLTTQIESHDWQVELYDRVRHAGGILHNLATDIWTYISLGYFAQIPVAGATGSSTMPHKINPIRFENAEANLEISGALLASLGQTLVTSRLQRDLTDSTTQRNIGVAFGHSLLAIDNLRRGLGAISLSRDVLLADLDVNWEVLAEAIQTVIRAEVVAGRSSITDPYALLKELTRGHRVGAADLAAFVEGLEIGDAAKQRLLALTPASYTGIAEQLAK; encoded by the coding sequence CTGACTTTCCAGCCTTCGCTCCCGCCGCAGCCCCTCAGCCCTCTCGACGGTCGCTATCGCGGCGCCGTCACGGGCCTCGCCGACTTCCTCTCCGAGGCCGGCCTGAACCGCGCCAGGGTCGAGGTCGAGGTCGAATGGCTGATCGCCCTCACCGACCGGTCGCTGTTCGAGACCAGCCCGCTGTCGGATGACGACAAGGAGCGCCTGCGCTCCCTCTACCGCGACTTCGGACAGGCCGAGATCGACTGGCTCGCCGAGAAGGAAGCCGTCACCCAGCACGACGTGAAGGCGATCGAGTACCTGGTGCGCGACCGTCTGTCCTCCCTCGGTCTGGACGCGATCGCCGAACTCACGCACTTCGCCTGCACCAGCGAGGACATCAACTCCGCCTCGTACGCCCTGACCGTGAAGCGCGCGGTCGAGGAGGTCTGGCTCCCGGCTCTCGACGTCGTCATCGCCAAGCTGCGCGAGCTCGCCGCGGAGCACGCCGACGCCGCGATGCTCTCCCGCACCCACGGACAGCCCGCCACCCCGTCGACCATGGGCAAGGAGCTCGCGGTCTTCGCATGGCGCCTCGAGCGCGTCCGCTCGCAGATCGCGGCATCCGACTACCTCGCCAAGTTCTCGGGCGCGACCGGCACCTGGTCGGCGCACCTCTCGGCCGACCCCGACGCCGACTGGCCGACGATCTCCCGTGAGTACATCGAGGGCCTCGGCCTCGGCTTCAACCTGCTGACCACGCAGATCGAGTCGCACGACTGGCAGGTCGAGCTGTACGACCGCGTGCGTCACGCCGGCGGCATCCTGCACAACCTCGCCACCGACATCTGGACGTACATCTCGCTCGGATACTTCGCGCAGATCCCCGTGGCCGGCGCGACGGGCTCGTCGACCATGCCGCACAAGATCAACCCGATCCGCTTCGAGAACGCCGAGGCGAACCTCGAGATCTCCGGCGCACTGCTCGCCTCGCTCGGGCAGACGCTGGTCACCAGCCGCCTGCAGCGCGACCTGACAGACTCGACGACGCAGCGCAACATCGGCGTCGCCTTCGGCCACTCGCTGCTCGCGATCGACAACCTGCGGCGCGGCCTGGGAGCGATCTCGCTGTCCCGCGACGTGCTGCTCGCCGATCTCGACGTCAACTGGGAGGTGCTCGCCGAGGCCATCCAGACCGTCATCCGGGCCGAGGTGGTGGCCGGCCGCTCGTCGATCACCGACCCCTACGCGCTCCTCAAGGAGCTCACGCGCGGACACCGGGTGGGCGCAGCTGACCTCGCCGCGTTCGTCGAGGGGCTCGAGATCGGGGATGCGGCGAAGCAGCGTCTGCTCGCGCTGACCCCCGCGAGCTACACGGGCATCGCGGAGCAGCTCGCGAAGTAG
- a CDS encoding low molecular weight protein-tyrosine-phosphatase, which translates to MAEVVFRDLAERQGLGSRIISRSAGTGDWHLGERADHRTLDSLARRGYDGSQHRAKQFTFGSFAENDLVVALDRTHERILREWAGNEDEEGKVTLLLAFDPDAASQDVPDPYYAGAEMFDSVLGMIETATRGLFRQLEPALRQPRTPRRPGARSGGLP; encoded by the coding sequence ATGGCGGAGGTCGTCTTCCGCGATCTCGCCGAACGGCAGGGACTGGGGTCGCGCATCATCTCGCGCAGCGCCGGCACCGGCGACTGGCATCTCGGCGAGCGCGCCGATCACCGCACGCTCGACTCCCTCGCCCGGCGCGGGTACGACGGCTCCCAGCACCGTGCCAAGCAGTTCACCTTCGGATCCTTCGCCGAGAACGACCTGGTCGTGGCCCTCGACCGCACGCACGAGCGCATCCTGCGCGAGTGGGCGGGCAACGAGGACGAGGAGGGCAAGGTCACCCTGCTGCTCGCCTTCGACCCCGATGCCGCGAGCCAGGACGTCCCCGACCCGTACTACGCCGGCGCCGAGATGTTCGATTCGGTGCTCGGTATGATTGAGACGGCGACTCGCGGGCTTTTCCGCCAGCTCGAGCCGGCTCTTCGCCAGCCCCGCACGCCCCGCCGCCCTGGGGCCCGATCAGGAGGACTCCCCTGA
- a CDS encoding phage holin family protein — MRFIIRVVVNAFALWVVTLIPALQVQIKAFAPGETLQLVLTLLAVAAIFALVNTIIGTVVKIVAFPLYILTLGLIGFVINGFLLWLTAWITSGFGWGLTVGSFWWGVLAALIISLINGVFGFILRPQSKRSRRD, encoded by the coding sequence ATGCGCTTCATCATCCGAGTCGTCGTCAACGCGTTCGCCCTCTGGGTTGTGACGCTGATCCCCGCACTGCAGGTGCAGATCAAGGCCTTCGCGCCGGGCGAGACGCTGCAGCTGGTGCTGACCCTGCTGGCGGTCGCCGCGATCTTCGCCCTGGTGAACACCATCATCGGCACCGTCGTCAAGATCGTCGCCTTCCCGCTCTACATCCTCACGCTCGGCCTCATCGGATTCGTGATCAACGGGTTCCTGCTCTGGCTGACCGCCTGGATCACGAGCGGCTTCGGCTGGGGCCTGACCGTCGGCAGCTTCTGGTGGGGAGTGCTCGCTGCGCTCATCATCTCGCTGATCAACGGCGTCTTCGGCTTCATCCTGCGCCCCCAGAGCAAGCGGTCCCGTCGCGATTGA
- a CDS encoding type II toxin-antitoxin system death-on-curing family toxin: MTRYLELPQAVGILEDLGLHIRDIGLLSSALARPSSSMFGVEAYPTIEVKAASLLSSLSQNHPLFDGNKRFSWIMTMTFLELNGVLVDMGLDAAFDLVLSTAQSKTSLDEIAAALRAHTR; the protein is encoded by the coding sequence GTGACCCGGTACCTCGAGCTCCCGCAGGCTGTCGGGATCCTCGAGGATCTGGGTCTCCACATCCGTGACATCGGCCTTCTCTCTTCGGCGCTGGCTCGTCCGTCGAGTTCGATGTTCGGCGTCGAGGCGTACCCCACCATCGAGGTGAAGGCAGCCTCGCTCCTGTCCTCACTGAGCCAGAACCATCCCCTCTTCGATGGAAACAAGAGGTTCTCGTGGATCATGACCATGACGTTCCTCGAGCTGAACGGCGTCCTCGTCGACATGGGTCTCGATGCGGCATTCGATCTGGTGCTGAGCACCGCACAAAGCAAGACTTCGCTCGACGAAATCGCTGCGGCGCTCCGAGCGCACACCCGTTGA
- a CDS encoding ribbon-helix-helix protein, CopG family — translation MAMTVRLPEELDAQLTALAERRHTSKHALLIEAADRFLREEVTTEQAVTIARGVADRYSELLKKLEDA, via the coding sequence ATGGCGATGACTGTGCGACTCCCGGAAGAACTCGATGCGCAGCTCACTGCGCTCGCCGAGCGGCGGCACACGTCGAAGCACGCCCTTCTGATCGAGGCCGCTGATCGCTTCCTTCGCGAAGAGGTCACGACCGAGCAGGCCGTGACGATCGCGCGGGGGGTGGCAGACCGGTACTCCGAGCTGCTCAAGAAGCTGGAAGACGCGTGA
- a CDS encoding histidinol-phosphate transaminase produces MTDPILPRIRPAIAALAPYRQGKQAGPDAYKLSSNENPFEPLPSVAAALQHTTPINRYPDATAGRLRARLGARYAVEPDQVHVAAGSVSILHQLILATASVGDEVVYAWRSFEAYPSLPLVAGATGVQVPLTADARHDLDAMADAVTERTRAVILCTPNNPTGPIITSDEFATFVERVPTDVLIILDEAYAEFVTAPGAVDGLAERVFERHPNVVVLRTFSKAYGLAGLRIGYAIGNEKVLDAARTTGIPLSVTSAAENAAIASLDAEAELLERVAVIVERRTRLVQGLRAQGWDVPDSQANFIWLPTGERTDDVAAAFVAADLIVRPFSGDGIRISVGEEAAVDRVLEVASTLR; encoded by the coding sequence GTGACCGACCCGATCCTGCCGCGCATCCGCCCCGCCATCGCCGCCCTCGCGCCGTACCGCCAGGGGAAGCAGGCCGGCCCCGACGCCTACAAGCTGTCGAGCAACGAGAACCCGTTCGAGCCGCTCCCCTCGGTCGCGGCGGCCCTGCAGCACACCACGCCGATCAACCGCTACCCGGACGCGACCGCAGGCCGCCTGCGTGCCCGGCTCGGAGCGCGCTACGCCGTGGAACCCGATCAGGTGCACGTCGCCGCCGGCAGTGTGTCGATCCTGCACCAGCTCATCCTCGCCACCGCCTCCGTCGGCGACGAGGTCGTCTACGCCTGGCGCTCCTTCGAGGCCTACCCGAGCCTCCCGCTCGTCGCCGGCGCGACGGGCGTGCAGGTGCCGCTGACGGCGGACGCCCGCCACGACCTCGATGCCATGGCGGATGCCGTGACCGAGCGCACTCGCGCGGTCATCCTCTGCACCCCCAACAACCCGACGGGGCCGATCATCACGAGCGACGAGTTCGCCACGTTCGTCGAGCGCGTCCCCACCGACGTGCTGATCATCCTCGACGAGGCCTACGCCGAGTTCGTCACCGCGCCCGGCGCCGTGGACGGACTCGCGGAACGGGTCTTCGAGCGGCATCCGAACGTCGTCGTGCTGCGCACGTTCTCGAAGGCCTACGGCCTGGCTGGACTTCGCATCGGCTATGCGATCGGGAACGAGAAAGTGCTGGATGCGGCGCGGACCACCGGCATCCCCCTGTCCGTCACCTCAGCGGCCGAGAATGCCGCGATCGCCAGCCTCGACGCCGAGGCAGAACTGCTCGAGCGTGTCGCGGTCATCGTCGAGCGGCGCACCCGCCTGGTGCAGGGCCTGCGCGCGCAGGGCTGGGACGTGCCCGATTCGCAGGCCAACTTCATCTGGCTGCCCACCGGCGAGCGCACCGACGACGTCGCGGCAGCGTTCGTCGCGGCGGACCTCATCGTGCGCCCGTTCTCCGGCGACGGCATCCGCATCTCCGTCGGCGAGGAGGCAGCGGTCGACCGCGTTCTGGAGGTCGCCTCGACCCTGCGGTGA
- the pdhA gene encoding pyruvate dehydrogenase (acetyl-transferring) E1 component subunit alpha, translated as MTSSETELVRVLDKDGRFAPSASAEQYLPLIEAISDAELEQFYRDMVVIRAIDVQATNLQRQGQLALWPPSRGQEAAQVGSARAARAQDTIFPSYREHAVTRIRGVDPLDIIKLMRGVSHGGWDPTDPKNGNTRLYTLVLGSQTLHAAGFAMGLNFDGRSGTGDPERDEAVIVYYGDGASSQGDVHEAMVFAASYQAPTVFFLQNNHWAISVPVSTQSRVPLVERSAGYGIPSVRVDGNDVLASYAVSRTALEEARSGGGPRAIEAVTYRLGAHTTSDDPTKYRGSDEEQSWAERDPIDRMRAFLENRGAAGQFFADVDAEAADAAEDLRARTVELGPPTADKIFDHVYSDPHPLIAEQKAWRERYEASFEGGGR; from the coding sequence GTGACCTCGTCAGAGACTGAACTCGTCCGCGTCCTGGATAAGGACGGCCGCTTCGCGCCCAGTGCGTCCGCCGAGCAGTACCTGCCGTTGATCGAGGCGATCAGCGACGCCGAGCTCGAGCAGTTCTACCGCGACATGGTGGTCATCCGTGCCATCGATGTCCAGGCGACCAACCTGCAGCGTCAGGGCCAGCTCGCCCTGTGGCCGCCGAGCAGGGGACAGGAGGCCGCCCAGGTCGGCTCGGCCCGGGCCGCCCGTGCCCAGGACACGATCTTCCCCTCGTACCGTGAGCACGCCGTGACCCGCATCCGCGGCGTCGACCCGCTCGACATCATCAAGCTCATGCGCGGTGTCTCGCACGGCGGTTGGGATCCGACCGACCCCAAGAACGGCAACACGCGCCTCTACACGCTCGTGCTCGGCTCGCAGACCCTGCACGCCGCGGGCTTCGCGATGGGCCTCAACTTCGACGGTCGCTCCGGCACCGGCGACCCCGAGCGTGACGAGGCCGTGATCGTCTACTACGGCGACGGAGCCTCGAGCCAGGGCGACGTGCATGAGGCGATGGTGTTCGCCGCGAGCTACCAGGCGCCCACCGTCTTCTTCCTGCAGAACAATCACTGGGCGATCTCGGTGCCCGTCTCGACCCAGTCGAGAGTGCCCCTCGTCGAGCGCAGCGCCGGCTACGGCATCCCCAGCGTCCGCGTCGACGGCAACGACGTGCTCGCCAGCTACGCGGTCTCGCGCACGGCGCTCGAGGAGGCGCGCAGCGGCGGGGGACCGCGGGCGATCGAGGCCGTGACCTACCGACTCGGCGCTCACACGACGAGCGACGACCCGACGAAGTACCGCGGGTCCGACGAGGAGCAGTCGTGGGCGGAGCGCGACCCGATCGACCGCATGCGCGCGTTCCTGGAGAACCGCGGCGCGGCAGGGCAGTTCTTCGCGGACGTGGATGCCGAGGCGGCCGACGCCGCCGAGGACCTGCGCGCCCGCACGGTCGAGCTCGGGCCGCCGACCGCCGACAAGATCTTCGATCACGTGTACAGCGACCCTCATCCACTCATCGCGGAGCAGAAGGCCTGGCGCGAGCGGTATGAGGCGTCGTTCGAAGGAGGCGGCCGGTGA
- a CDS encoding alpha-ketoacid dehydrogenase subunit beta → MPFSKALNAGLRAAMEADSKVLLMGEDIGKLGGVFRVTEHLQRDFGDRRVLDTPLAESGIVGTAIGLAMTGFRPVIEIQFDGFVFPAFDQITTQLAKLTNRHEGKLSLPIVIRIPYGGHIGAVEHHQESPEAYFAHTPGLRVVSPSTPNDAFWMIQEAIASNDPVIFMEPKSRYWTKGEVDLDGSAVSLHASRVVRTGSDVTLVGHGAMVTTLLQAAALAEAEGTSCEVVDVRSLSPIDYEPILNSVRKTGRMVYAQEAQGFTSVGSEVAATVMERAFYALEAPVLRVSGYDTPFPPAKLEGSYLPDADRILEAVDRSLAY, encoded by the coding sequence ATGCCTTTCAGCAAGGCACTCAACGCCGGTCTGCGGGCGGCGATGGAAGCCGACTCCAAGGTCCTGCTCATGGGCGAGGACATCGGAAAGCTCGGCGGCGTGTTCCGGGTCACCGAGCACCTGCAGCGTGACTTCGGCGACCGTCGGGTGCTCGACACCCCGCTGGCCGAGTCCGGAATCGTCGGCACCGCGATCGGTCTGGCGATGACCGGGTTCCGGCCCGTCATCGAGATCCAGTTCGACGGCTTCGTCTTCCCCGCATTCGACCAGATCACCACGCAGCTGGCGAAGCTCACGAACCGTCACGAGGGCAAGCTGAGTCTGCCCATCGTCATCCGCATCCCGTACGGCGGCCACATCGGCGCCGTCGAGCACCACCAGGAGAGCCCCGAGGCGTACTTCGCGCACACCCCGGGCCTGCGGGTGGTCTCGCCCTCGACTCCCAACGACGCGTTCTGGATGATCCAGGAGGCCATCGCATCGAACGACCCCGTGATCTTCATGGAGCCGAAGAGCCGCTACTGGACCAAGGGCGAGGTCGACCTCGACGGATCCGCGGTCTCCCTGCACGCCTCCCGAGTCGTGCGCACCGGATCCGACGTGACCCTCGTCGGACACGGCGCGATGGTGACGACGCTGCTGCAGGCGGCGGCGCTCGCCGAGGCCGAGGGCACCAGCTGCGAGGTCGTCGACGTGCGCTCGCTGTCGCCGATCGACTACGAGCCGATCCTCAACTCGGTGCGCAAGACCGGACGCATGGTCTACGCCCAGGAGGCGCAGGGGTTCACCAGCGTCGGTAGCGAGGTCGCCGCCACCGTCATGGAGCGCGCCTTCTACGCACTCGAGGCCCCGGTGCTTCGCGTCTCGGGGTACGACACCCCGTTCCCGCCCGCGAAGCTTGAGGGCTCCTACCTCCCGGATGCCGACCGCATCCTCGAGGCCGTCGATCGTTCGCTCGCCTACTGA
- a CDS encoding dihydrolipoamide acetyltransferase family protein: MSTQNFTLPDVGEGLTEAEIVAWKVAPGDTVAINDVICEIETAKSLVELPSPHAGVVGELLVAEGTTVEVGSPIITFVTDARDDAGPGVIATAEAPAPEEGGGSVLVGYGSGTGATSRRKRPAERPVRSSVGVIAKPPIRKLAKDLGVDLTTVTPTGADGEVTRDDVVTHASQASVFRNIETPEWGEVREETVPAPQSAPAGLARGLSPAPASAPASDDRTESIPVKGVRKATSSAMVQSAYSAPHVTVWKEIDASRTMELVKRLKASPDYADIRVSPLLIMARAVIWAARRTPMVNAAWIETEGGAEISVRHYVNLGIAAATPRGLLVPNIKDAQDLSMKDLARALNRLTLTAREGKTSPADQQGGTITITNIGVFGMDAGTPIINPGEAGIVAMGTISQKPWVVDGEVRPRWVTTVAGSFDHRVIDGDGMSRFIADVASVLEEPALLVE; encoded by the coding sequence ATGAGCACGCAGAACTTCACCCTCCCCGACGTCGGCGAGGGGTTGACCGAAGCCGAGATCGTCGCGTGGAAGGTCGCCCCCGGCGACACCGTGGCGATCAACGACGTCATCTGCGAGATCGAGACGGCGAAGTCGCTGGTCGAACTGCCGTCGCCGCATGCGGGCGTCGTCGGCGAGCTGCTCGTCGCCGAGGGCACGACGGTCGAGGTCGGCTCGCCGATCATCACCTTCGTGACGGATGCCCGTGACGACGCCGGTCCCGGGGTCATCGCCACGGCCGAGGCGCCGGCTCCCGAAGAGGGCGGCGGCTCGGTGCTCGTGGGCTACGGCTCTGGCACCGGCGCGACCTCCCGTCGCAAGCGCCCGGCGGAGCGGCCCGTCCGCTCGTCGGTCGGCGTGATCGCGAAGCCGCCGATCCGCAAGCTCGCCAAGGACCTGGGCGTCGACCTGACGACCGTCACGCCGACCGGCGCCGACGGCGAGGTCACCCGCGACGACGTCGTGACGCACGCCTCGCAGGCCAGTGTCTTCCGCAACATCGAGACCCCCGAATGGGGAGAGGTCCGCGAGGAGACCGTGCCCGCGCCGCAGAGCGCACCGGCAGGGCTCGCCCGCGGGCTGTCGCCTGCTCCGGCATCCGCTCCCGCATCCGACGACCGCACCGAGTCCATCCCGGTGAAGGGCGTGCGCAAGGCGACCTCGTCGGCGATGGTGCAGAGCGCGTACTCCGCCCCCCACGTCACGGTGTGGAAGGAGATCGATGCGAGCCGCACGATGGAGCTCGTCAAGCGCCTCAAGGCGTCGCCGGACTACGCCGACATCCGCGTCTCACCGCTGCTGATCATGGCCCGCGCCGTGATCTGGGCTGCGCGCCGCACCCCGATGGTGAACGCCGCCTGGATCGAGACCGAGGGCGGCGCCGAGATCTCGGTGCGCCACTACGTCAACCTCGGCATCGCCGCTGCCACGCCGCGCGGTCTGCTCGTGCCCAACATCAAGGACGCCCAGGACCTGAGCATGAAGGACCTCGCTCGGGCCCTGAACCGCCTCACGCTCACCGCCCGCGAGGGCAAGACGAGCCCGGCGGACCAGCAGGGCGGCACGATCACGATCACCAACATCGGGGTCTTCGGGATGGATGCCGGCACCCCGATCATCAACCCCGGCGAGGCCGGGATCGTGGCCATGGGCACGATCAGCCAGAAGCCGTGGGTCGTCGACGGCGAGGTGCGCCCCCGCTGGGTCACCACGGTCGCCGGATCGTTCGACCACCGCGTGATCGACGGCGACGGCATGAGCCGGTTCATCGCCGATGTGGCATCCGTGCTCGAGGAGCCCGCGCTGCTCGTCGAGTGA
- a CDS encoding 2'-5' RNA ligase family protein: MREPEPRRPPSSIELLLDPAAESAIRAEWEALAARGLSSLAAHTSASNRPHITLGARIGLPAVGAEVFEGLPAFPVTLGAPLLFGIGDRRVLARSVVPTAELLALRTAVYDALGPGTDAPHTATGEWMPHVALARRLRVADLAEALELVGGDIRGHARGVRRWDPVPASITTLATLRMP; this comes from the coding sequence ATGCGCGAACCCGAGCCGCGGCGCCCCCCCTCATCGATCGAACTGCTCCTCGACCCGGCGGCCGAGTCCGCGATCCGAGCCGAATGGGAGGCTCTCGCCGCACGCGGGCTCTCGAGCCTCGCCGCGCACACGTCTGCGAGCAACCGCCCGCACATCACACTGGGGGCCCGGATCGGGCTGCCGGCGGTGGGGGCGGAGGTCTTCGAGGGTCTCCCTGCGTTCCCCGTGACGCTGGGCGCTCCCCTGCTGTTCGGCATCGGCGACCGACGTGTACTCGCCCGCAGCGTCGTGCCGACCGCTGAGCTGCTCGCGCTCCGCACCGCGGTGTACGACGCCCTCGGTCCGGGCACGGATGCGCCGCACACCGCGACCGGAGAGTGGATGCCGCACGTCGCCCTTGCCCGCAGGCTCCGGGTCGCCGACCTGGCGGAAGCGCTGGAGCTCGTCGGCGGTGACATCCGGGGTCACGCCCGCGGCGTGCGTCGCTGGGATCCCGTGCCGGCGTCGATCACGACGCTCGCGACGCTGAGGATGCCGTAG
- a CDS encoding ROK family protein — MTEVSAGLGTGRASVGAILDFAWAAGEFTATEAMASTSLTRSTAIDGIDTLVDAGVLRELPNARAAGSYRAGRPARRFVLASDLGVVIGVDAGDTHLAVTVAELQDHTRVHHRVDLDPTQSADERRATILGQMDLALAEADVTREAVLAICIGVAAPVNRAGISPPHPEGFWERTNPGLAEVLADWAPVVEIKNDAQLAAIAEGSAGAAVGCRDYVALLASERFGGGVVVDGHVLHGAHGGVGEGVVFDHIIGVGSAFGLRYALQDQVRAAVESGEISSDSAIGRLAGADRIDPRAVLTAASAGDADALLTTSRVGATLARVVGVLGSMYDPSRVIVCGAVAESIAPVLDAAREVLPAQLHLPAPEILASTLGAEVVSVGAVATARRAAREVAVPLLAERRLSAVD, encoded by the coding sequence GTGACAGAAGTCTCCGCAGGGCTCGGCACCGGGCGCGCGAGCGTCGGCGCCATCCTCGACTTCGCCTGGGCAGCCGGTGAGTTCACCGCGACCGAGGCGATGGCGAGCACCTCGCTGACCCGCTCCACCGCCATCGACGGCATCGACACGCTCGTCGACGCCGGCGTGCTGCGCGAGCTCCCCAACGCCCGCGCGGCCGGGAGCTACCGGGCAGGGCGTCCCGCCAGGCGGTTCGTGCTGGCATCCGATCTCGGCGTCGTGATCGGGGTGGATGCCGGTGACACCCACCTCGCCGTCACCGTCGCCGAGCTGCAGGACCACACCCGCGTGCACCACCGCGTCGATCTCGATCCGACGCAGAGCGCCGACGAGCGACGGGCGACGATCCTCGGGCAGATGGACCTCGCGCTCGCCGAGGCCGACGTCACCCGAGAGGCGGTGCTCGCGATCTGCATCGGCGTCGCCGCCCCGGTGAACCGCGCCGGAATCTCTCCCCCGCATCCCGAGGGCTTCTGGGAACGCACCAACCCCGGCCTCGCCGAAGTCCTGGCCGACTGGGCTCCGGTCGTCGAGATCAAGAACGACGCCCAGCTCGCGGCGATCGCCGAAGGCTCGGCGGGCGCAGCCGTCGGATGCCGCGACTACGTCGCCCTGCTCGCCAGCGAGCGTTTCGGCGGCGGTGTCGTCGTCGACGGCCATGTGCTGCACGGCGCCCACGGCGGGGTCGGCGAGGGGGTCGTGTTCGACCACATCATCGGCGTCGGCTCGGCCTTCGGCCTCCGGTACGCCCTGCAGGACCAGGTGCGAGCAGCCGTGGAGAGCGGCGAGATCTCGTCGGACTCCGCGATCGGTCGGCTCGCGGGCGCGGATCGCATCGATCCGCGAGCCGTGCTGACGGCCGCGTCGGCAGGCGATGCCGACGCGCTGCTGACCACTTCCCGCGTCGGAGCGACGCTCGCACGCGTGGTGGGCGTGCTCGGCAGCATGTACGACCCCTCCCGCGTGATCGTGTGCGGGGCGGTGGCCGAGAGCATCGCCCCGGTGCTGGATGCGGCCCGCGAGGTGCTTCCTGCACAGCTGCACCTGCCGGCGCCCGAGATCCTCGCCTCGACGCTGGGCGCCGAGGTCGTCTCGGTCGGCGCCGTCGCCACGGCCCGCCGTGCCGCCCGGGAGGTGGCCGTGCCACTGCTGGCCGAGCGGCGGCTCAGCGCGGTCGACTGA
- a CDS encoding ABC transporter substrate-binding protein yields the protein MSVKPPRPAKIVAGAAALALVGAALTGCSTAGGPETIRFTFSKREAIEFMTGLVADYNASQDDVRVEIDTSGVDVVSASFVRGNPPDIMLANYNYEIARFVQRCALTDLSDTEAASSIRDDLQPLMEQYGTCAGRTSALPYSVMAASVIYNKQIFDEQGLEVPQTWDELLAVADQLKDAGIDPFYATFKDDWTVAQGWYDYTAGGSVDVIDFFDALAEEGTEVGPDSERSFQKDFAEPMERMMQLAEDYTNEDAPSRGYGDGNLAFGKGEAAMYLQGPWAFSEIAKTAPDLELGTFPLPMTDDPADLGVRVNMDLAAMIPEESRHQEAARDFLEYLFQPENIEEYNASQLGFTPTKDAPAPDDPRVEGMIEYYENGQIYQGPSVLVPKTLPLNNYVQAMVLGASPSSTLRTMDADWARIAFRAPIPSTQDNASGEDSASGETEESTP from the coding sequence GTGTCTGTGAAACCCCCACGCCCGGCGAAGATCGTGGCCGGTGCGGCCGCGCTCGCCCTCGTCGGCGCCGCTCTGACCGGCTGCTCGACAGCCGGCGGACCCGAGACCATCCGCTTCACGTTCAGCAAACGTGAGGCGATCGAGTTCATGACCGGTCTGGTCGCCGACTACAACGCCTCGCAGGACGATGTGCGGGTCGAGATCGACACCTCTGGTGTCGACGTGGTCTCGGCGAGCTTCGTCCGGGGCAACCCGCCCGACATCATGCTCGCCAACTACAACTACGAGATCGCGCGGTTCGTGCAGCGCTGCGCGCTCACCGATCTCTCCGACACCGAGGCCGCATCGAGCATCCGCGACGACCTGCAGCCGCTCATGGAGCAGTACGGCACCTGCGCGGGGCGCACCAGCGCCCTGCCGTACTCGGTGATGGCGGCATCCGTCATCTACAACAAGCAGATCTTCGACGAGCAGGGACTCGAGGTCCCGCAGACCTGGGACGAGCTCCTCGCCGTCGCCGACCAGTTGAAGGATGCGGGCATCGACCCGTTCTACGCCACCTTCAAGGACGACTGGACCGTCGCGCAGGGCTGGTACGACTACACCGCCGGCGGATCCGTCGACGTGATCGACTTCTTCGACGCACTCGCAGAGGAGGGCACCGAGGTCGGTCCCGACTCCGAGCGGTCGTTTCAGAAGGACTTCGCCGAGCCGATGGAGCGCATGATGCAGCTCGCCGAGGACTACACGAACGAGGATGCCCCGAGCCGAGGCTACGGCGACGGCAACCTCGCTTTCGGCAAGGGCGAGGCGGCGATGTACCTGCAGGGGCCGTGGGCGTTCAGCGAGATCGCGAAGACCGCGCCCGACCTCGAGCTCGGTACCTTCCCGCTGCCCATGACCGACGATCCCGCCGACCTCGGCGTGCGCGTGAACATGGACCTCGCGGCGATGATCCCCGAGGAGTCACGGCACCAGGAGGCGGCGAGGGACTTCCTCGAGTACCTGTTCCAGCCCGAGAACATCGAGGAGTACAACGCCTCGCAGCTCGGCTTCACACCGACGAAGGATGCTCCGGCTCCCGACGACCCGCGGGTCGAGGGGATGATCGAGTACTACGAGAACGGTCAGATCTACCAGGGGCCCTCGGTGCTCGTGCCCAAGACGCTCCCGCTGAACAACTACGTGCAGGCCATGGTGCTCGGCGCGTCCCCGTCTTCCACCCTGCGCACGATGGATGCCGACTGGGCGAGGATCGCGTTCCGCGCTCCGATCCCGTCGACCCAGGACAACGCGTCCGGTGAGGACTCCGCATCCGGCGAGACAGAGGAGTCCACGCCATGA